The stretch of DNA TTTAAAGGCGATTTTAGAAGACGCGGAGATTAGCGTTGATAAACTGATAGAACTTTTGCATAGTTAATCGGATTGGAGTCCGATTTTTTAGTTAAAAAGAAAAACCGCAGGTTGCCAGAGAGACAACCTGCGGGGTGGGTGGTGGGTTTACTTGGGCCTACATTTCGGAACGGATACCGCAAGTAGTGCGGCTCCTACAATCATTCCGAGTAGCGAGGTCGATGGCTCTACTGAGATAAGGCCGGTGAAGAGCCGTATAAAATGTGATCCCGCCGAGAGACATAGTAGGACCCCCCGAGTGCCACCCCTATAAAACGAGACGGCCAGAATTTTGGAAGTTGCTTTCTCACTGTTTCTCCCTTCTTTGGGTTTAGGGTTGTTGGATAATAAATTTCAGATATTTCATTATAGCATACCAATTTTAAAAAGTCAAGGTTTTAAGGTATTTTTTTCCGCTAATGTTAGTCAATATAATAATCCGTTATAATCTGCTAAATCTGTTGTATGAAGATAATACTAACCACAACCCCTCAAGCTCAAGGCGACCTGGAACGCGCAGGTTTGCCGTTTCTTGGCATTGGCTATGTGTCCAGGCATTTGTTAAACGATGGGCATGACGTGAAAATTGTTGACGCGCATACGCATCTTTGGGATGTGGACAAAACTGTTGAGGAGATTTTGAAATTGAAGCCGGATGCGGTGGGGGTGACAGGTTCTACGAATAATCGGTTTCAGGCGATTGAGTTGATTAGGGCGTTGAAGTGTCGTAAACCTGACTTATTTATTTTTGCTGGAGGCGCGCATTTTTCTTTGACGCATGAAGATGCGATGGACAAGGTGAATGAATTGGATGCGATTGTACGTGGCGAAGGCGAGGTGACTACGGTTGAATTGATTAGAGCGCTGGAAGGGAGAGTAAAAATTGAAAATGTATTGGGAGTTACTTACAGAAAATTTCCAATTTCCAATTTCCAATTTCCAAATAAATTTCAAACTTTAAAGCCCAAATCACAAATCTTGAATGTGGATGGCTATGTCGTTAATCCCACCCGTCCTTTGACCGAGAATATTGACGAATTGATGACGCCAGCCTGGGAGCTATTTGATATGGAGCTGTATCAGCGGACAATGGATGATACAAATATCCGGTCCGTGGGCGTGATTAGTTCGCGGGGTTGCCCGAATCGTTGCGTGTTTTGTTCTAATGCGGTGTTTGGGTTGGGTCGGTTGAGATTGCGAAGTCCGGAAAAATTTATAGACGAGGTTGAATATCTGCATAAGAATTTTGGATATTCTGGCTTTGATTTTTGGGATGATACAATGACAATTTCCAAAGAACATGTGCGAGCGATTTGCGATGAGATTAAAAAAAGAAAATTGAATATAAAATGGTATGCTCGGGCGCGGGTGAATACGGTTGATAAAGAGTTGTTAAAATATATGTATGATGCCGGGTGTATCAGGATTAGTTATGGAGTGGAATCCGGGAGCCCGAGGATTTTAAAGATTATAAAGAAAAACATTACTTTGAAACAAGTGCGGCAGGCAGTGCGCTGGTCAAGTGAAGTGGGGATGTTAGTAACTGTAAATTTTATGGTCAATTTGCCGTATGAGCGTTGGGATGATTTGCGGATGACGGTTGACTTGATGAAGGAGTTGAAGCAGATTCCTCGGGTAAATCCTTGCTATGGTTTTACGATTGTTTATCCCGGAACAGAGATGGAGAGTTGGGCAAGAAAAGAGAGTTGGATGCCGGCGGATTTTTCCTGGAACTCGCCGTACGAATCAAAGAAATATAAAATTGCCGGGGTGGATAAAAGCTTGCCGTTACTTGAGATGCAGGGAATGGAGATTGAGCGGGTGAAGGCGTATATGACGAGGAATCTTGGTGGCGCTGGTTTGTGGAAGAAGGCGTGGGTGAAGTTGAAGAAGGTCAAATCTTGGGATGAGTTTGTGAGTTTGGTTAGAGCGGGTTTTAAAATAATTAATAATTGATAATTAATAACTAATAATTAATAATTGATAATTACAGCCAAGGGCTGAGGAAATTTCGTTTTATTCAAATTTATGGCTAAGGAGGTTAAAAAAATAGGGGACTTGACTGCTTATGTGGTTGCTGATGAGTTAGCTGATTATGTTTGGGATATTGTAATAAAATGGGATTGGTTTGCGAAAAAGACAGTAGGGGATCAGTTTGTCAGGGCTATAGATTCTATTGGTTCGAATATTGCAGAAGGTTTTGGCAGGTTTCATTTTTCGGACAAAGTTAAGTTTTTCCATTATTCCAGAGCATCGGTATTTGAATCGCAGTTTTGGACTAAGAAATCATTAAAAAGAAAATTATTAATAGATGAACAGTATAATCACATCATTGGTGAATTGAGAAAACTTCCTAAAGAGATAAATATTTTAATCAAGATAAACAAAGATTCCAAAAAGAATTATTAATTATCAATTATTAGTTATCACGCTATGTGTGGGATAAATGGATTCAATTTTAAAGATGAGAAGCTCATTCAAAAAATGAATGAGCAGGTTAAGCATCGGGGTCCGGATGACTCTGGTTTTTGGGTTGATGATGGTATAAGTTTGGGTCATCAAAGGCT from Patescibacteria group bacterium encodes:
- a CDS encoding B12-binding domain-containing radical SAM protein, which translates into the protein MKIILTTTPQAQGDLERAGLPFLGIGYVSRHLLNDGHDVKIVDAHTHLWDVDKTVEEILKLKPDAVGVTGSTNNRFQAIELIRALKCRKPDLFIFAGGAHFSLTHEDAMDKVNELDAIVRGEGEVTTVELIRALEGRVKIENVLGVTYRKFPISNFQFPNKFQTLKPKSQILNVDGYVVNPTRPLTENIDELMTPAWELFDMELYQRTMDDTNIRSVGVISSRGCPNRCVFCSNAVFGLGRLRLRSPEKFIDEVEYLHKNFGYSGFDFWDDTMTISKEHVRAICDEIKKRKLNIKWYARARVNTVDKELLKYMYDAGCIRISYGVESGSPRILKIIKKNITLKQVRQAVRWSSEVGMLVTVNFMVNLPYERWDDLRMTVDLMKELKQIPRVNPCYGFTIVYPGTEMESWARKESWMPADFSWNSPYESKKYKIAGVDKSLPLLEMQGMEIERVKAYMTRNLGGAGLWKKAWVKLKKVKSWDEFVSLVRAGFKIINN
- a CDS encoding four helix bundle protein, with protein sequence MAKEVKKIGDLTAYVVADELADYVWDIVIKWDWFAKKTVGDQFVRAIDSIGSNIAEGFGRFHFSDKVKFFHYSRASVFESQFWTKKSLKRKLLIDEQYNHIIGELRKLPKEINILIKINKDSKKNY